GAAAGGAATATTTTGAGGTTTTCGCGGGTTGTGGAACCTGCTTTTATCGATTCAGAGTCTCCGTTTTCTAATCCGAAGTCTTCTGGGTATAATTTTTTTATCTGAATTTTACCATTATCTAGGAAGGCTGTGTGTGTTTCGCCCATAATGGATATTTCATCAATGGCTGGTTCGCTTTTTTCATCGAAGCCGTGCACTACCATCGCCCTTTTAACCCCTAATCTATAAAGAACCTCTGCTAGTGGTTTCACATAGGATGGGTCGAAAACGCCTAATAATTGTATTCTAGCCCTTGCAGGGGATGTTAATGGGCCTAAGATGTTGAATATTGTCCTTATACCAAGTGTTTTTCTTATGGGCATTACATTACGGGTGGCTGTGTGGAATTTTGGCGCGAACATGAATGTGATCCCTATTTTTTCCAATGAAAGTTCTACTTTTTGGATTGGGAGGTCTATTTTCACCCCTGCAGCTTCAAGGATGTCAGCACCCCCGCATGAGCCTGTAACTGCCCTGTTACCATGTTTTGCTATTGGAACTCCTGCTGATGCTGCTATTATCGCGGCCGCAGTACTTATATTGAATGTTTTAAGCCTGTCACCTCCAGTACCACAGCTGTCAACAACATCTACTCCTGGGGGTGTTTTGATAGTTTTGCAAGAGTCTCTCATGGCCTTTGCGAATCCTGTTATCTCTGGGACTGTTTCCCCCTTTGTAGCTAAAGAGGTTAGTATTGCGGCTATTTGTATTTCGTTCATTCTGCCATGGATCATGTCCATCATGCAAGTATATGCTTCTTTTTCTTCTAGATTGGTGCCAGTTGTTATTTTCTGGATTATATCATTAAATTCGACCCTTTCTTTTGATTTTATCATTTATGACCTCCTCGTGGCTTTTTTCATCTTTTTGGTGAATTTCGCGATTTCTTTGAGGATTTTTTCCTGATTATCCAAGTTTTTTGCTATGATATCTATTATTGCGCTTCCTACGATGGCTCCGTCAGCTCCTGCTTTGATTATTTCTTTTATATGTGATGGTTTGGAGATTCCGAATCCGACCATTATTGGGAGTTTCCCATTTTTTTTGACTCTCTCTATGAAGGTGAGGGTGCTTTTTTTAACTTTTCTTCTCGCGCCTGTGACTCCCATGACTGATACGAGGTAGTGGAATCCTGATGCGTGTTTTGAGATCATCTTCAGTCTCTCGTTTGAGGTAGTTGGGGCTATGATGAATATTTGATCAATACCATATTCTTTTGAGGCTTTAAGGGCTTCTTCTGCCTCTTCTGGGGGTAGATCTGCGATTAGTATACTGTTAACACCGGCTTTCATGGCATCTTCGTAGAATTTTTCCACGCCATGTTGGTAGATGAGATTATAATAGACGAGTAATCCTATGGGTATTGTTGTGGATCTTCTCAACTTTTTTAGAAATTTGAAGCATTTGTCTACCGTTATTCCATTTTTCAGGGCTCTTGTGTCCGCTTCTTGTATTGTTGCACCGTCTGCTATTGGATCAGAGAAAGGGAATCCTATTTCAAGCGCATCTGCACCATTGTTAATTAGGGTTTTTGCTATTTTTAATGAGGTTTTGTAATCAGGATCTCCTATTACGATGAATGGCATGAGAGCAGCTTCTTTTTTCTCTTTAAGGTCTGTGAACATTTCATGGTACGTTTTCATGTTTTCACTCCTAGTAGTTTGGCTGCTAGGAACATGTCCTTGTCCCCACGACCTGAAAGGTTTACTATGATTGTTTTGCCTTTGTTTTCAGGTTTCTTAGCATATTTTTCCATGTAGGCTATTGCGTGGGCACTTTCAAGGGCTGGCATGATGCCTTCATATTTTGAAAGTAATTGGAAGCCTCTTAGAGCCTCGGGGTCTGTTATAGCAACATATTTTACTCTTCCGATTTCTTTGAGGTATGAGTGTTCTGGTCCGACCCCGGGATAGTCTAGTCCGGCTGATACTGAGTGTGCTTCTTTTATTTGGCCATCTTTATTTTGCAGTACTTTGGATAGTGAACCGTGTAGTATTCCTGTGGTTCCTTTGCAAAGTGTGGCTCCATGTTCGTCTGATTTTAGGCCCTTTCCACCTCCTTCGACTCCTATAAGTTCTACATTATCTTCTATGAATGCTGAGAATATCCCTATGGAATTGCTACCACCACCTACGCAGGCCATGATGGCATCTGGGAGTTCTCCTTCTTTTTCTAGTATTTGTTGTTTGGTTTCCTTTCCGATTATGCTCTGGAAGTGTTTTACTATTGTGGGATAAGGGTGTGGGCCTACTGTGGAGCCTATTAAGTAGTGTGTGTCTTCTATGTTGCTTATCCAGTCTCTCATTGCTTGGTTGATGGCGTCTTTTAATGTTTTTGATCCTGTGTTTACTGGTATGACTTTTGCTCCTGAGATTTCCATTCGGAATACGTTGAGTTTTTGGCGTTCTATGTCTTCAGCTCCCATGTAAACATCTACTGGCATTTTTAGCATTGCACCAACTGCTGCGGTTGCTATACCATGTTGTCCAGCGCCTGTTTCAGCTATTAGCCTCTTTTTGCCCATGTATTTTGCTAATAGTCCTTGTCCTAGTGTGTTGTTTATTTTGTGGGCTCCTGTGTGGAGTAGATCTTCTCTTTTCAAGTATATTTTGCATCCTAGTTTTTTGGAAAGGTTTGACGCGAAATATAATGGGGTTGGTCTTCCTGCAAATTCTCGCAGGTAATAATCAAGTTCTTTGTTGAATCTGCCATGATCTTTGTATTTGAAGAATGCTGATTCTAGCTCTTCTAATGCGGGTATTAAAAGTTCTGGTACGAATATTCCACCATATTTGCCGAATTTGCCATTTTTTATCATTTGATCACCTTGTTAACGTAGTTTAGCAGTTCCTTGATTTTATTGGGATCCTTTATCCCGGGTGATTTTTCAAGGGATGAATTAAAATCCACAACATCAAAATGGGAGTTTATAAGCTTGTAATTCTTTTTTAAAGTTTGGAGGTTCATTCCACCCGCGAGAAAAAGTTTTATATCCCTTTTTGCACGTGTAGCGATATTTGCT
This DNA window, taken from Methanothermobacter tenebrarum, encodes the following:
- the trpD gene encoding anthranilate phosphoribosyltransferase encodes the protein MIKSKERVEFNDIIQKITTGTNLEEKEAYTCMMDMIHGRMNEIQIAAILTSLATKGETVPEITGFAKAMRDSCKTIKTPPGVDVVDSCGTGGDRLKTFNISTAAAIIAASAGVPIAKHGNRAVTGSCGGADILEAAGVKIDLPIQKVELSLEKIGITFMFAPKFHTATRNVMPIRKTLGIRTIFNILGPLTSPARARIQLLGVFDPSYVKPLAEVLYRLGVKRAMVVHGFDEKSEPAIDEISIMGETHTAFLDNGKIQIKKLYPEDFGLENGDSESIKAGSTTRENLKIFLSVLKGRRDSKADKTRFNITLANAAALVYLAGKAKNFEDAVEISKEYVKSGAALKKLKEFVKFTRDGPAGI
- the trpA gene encoding tryptophan synthase subunit alpha: MKTYHEMFTDLKEKKEAALMPFIVIGDPDYKTSLKIAKTLINNGADALEIGFPFSDPIADGATIQEADTRALKNGITVDKCFKFLKKLRRSTTIPIGLLVYYNLIYQHGVEKFYEDAMKAGVNSILIADLPPEEAEEALKASKEYGIDQIFIIAPTTSNERLKMISKHASGFHYLVSVMGVTGARRKVKKSTLTFIERVKKNGKLPIMVGFGISKPSHIKEIIKAGADGAIVGSAIIDIIAKNLDNQEKILKEIAKFTKKMKKATRRS
- the trpB gene encoding tryptophan synthase subunit beta, with the translated sequence MIKNGKFGKYGGIFVPELLIPALEELESAFFKYKDHGRFNKELDYYLREFAGRPTPLYFASNLSKKLGCKIYLKREDLLHTGAHKINNTLGQGLLAKYMGKKRLIAETGAGQHGIATAAVGAMLKMPVDVYMGAEDIERQKLNVFRMEISGAKVIPVNTGSKTLKDAINQAMRDWISNIEDTHYLIGSTVGPHPYPTIVKHFQSIIGKETKQQILEKEGELPDAIMACVGGGSNSIGIFSAFIEDNVELIGVEGGGKGLKSDEHGATLCKGTTGILHGSLSKVLQNKDGQIKEAHSVSAGLDYPGVGPEHSYLKEIGRVKYVAITDPEALRGFQLLSKYEGIMPALESAHAIAYMEKYAKKPENKGKTIIVNLSGRGDKDMFLAAKLLGVKT